A single region of the Fimbriimonadaceae bacterium genome encodes:
- a CDS encoding NAD(P)-dependent alcohol dehydrogenase, producing MRAAVYQRFGPPEVVSVTDIPTPSPRAGEVQVRVAYAAVTSGDARIRAAQFPKGFALIARPAVFGVFGPRRKVLGICFSGTVSAVGSEVTKFKVGDEVCGMTGMKMGAHAEFLVIPQAGALAAKPATVSLADAAAMVFGGTAALYFLRDRAKISSGQRVLVNGASGAVGTNAVQIAKHLGATVTGVCSQANEALVRSLGADEVVAYDKNPLEKHTDTYDLVLDTVGNLNPSNGKRLLTPNGKLALMVATLAELVLPKSYVLSGVATDRAENLEFLLKLVEQGDLTPVIAEVYPFDQIQKAHAHVSTGHKVGNVLVKM from the coding sequence ATGCGTGCTGCCGTCTACCAACGCTTTGGACCGCCTGAGGTCGTTTCTGTCACCGATATCCCTACTCCGAGTCCGCGCGCTGGCGAAGTACAAGTACGCGTTGCATATGCCGCCGTCACGTCAGGAGATGCCCGCATCCGCGCGGCTCAATTCCCGAAGGGATTTGCACTGATTGCACGACCCGCCGTTTTCGGCGTCTTCGGCCCTCGCCGAAAGGTACTCGGCATCTGCTTTTCTGGAACGGTGTCTGCGGTCGGCAGCGAAGTAACCAAGTTCAAGGTTGGCGACGAAGTGTGCGGAATGACCGGCATGAAGATGGGCGCCCACGCCGAGTTTCTTGTGATTCCCCAAGCCGGTGCGCTGGCGGCTAAGCCCGCAACAGTGAGCCTTGCCGATGCTGCCGCTATGGTCTTTGGCGGCACTGCCGCGCTGTACTTCTTGCGAGATCGGGCCAAGATTTCCTCTGGACAGCGCGTGCTCGTGAACGGCGCTTCGGGGGCCGTCGGGACGAACGCGGTTCAGATTGCGAAGCACCTAGGCGCAACCGTTACCGGAGTATGCAGCCAGGCCAATGAGGCGCTCGTGAGATCATTGGGGGCAGATGAGGTTGTAGCATATGACAAAAATCCCCTTGAGAAGCACACGGATACCTACGACCTGGTTCTCGATACCGTCGGAAACTTGAATCCATCCAATGGCAAGCGACTTCTCACCCCAAATGGCAAACTTGCGCTGATGGTCGCGACGTTAGCAGAACTGGTACTTCCCAAATCGTACGTTTTGTCAGGTGTCGCTACCGACCGTGCAGAGAATCTAGAATTCCTCCTTAAACTCGTGGAGCAGGGCGATCTCACGCCGGTGATTGCCGAGGTGTATCCCTTCGACCAGATTCAGAAAGCGCACGCACATGTCTCGACCGGCCACAAAGTTGGAAACGTCCTGGTGAAAATGTAA
- a CDS encoding mechanosensitive ion channel: MESIRNGFNTVLEQIAVWGPRVLIGLVLLFVGWVIAKVSQRVVLSTCRRLGADKPFESSLKDISGLVPETKRPSALAGLVTFWILMLLVFIGFFSAMNLQMVAEPLTNLLNKVGSGIPNLLGAIVLLSVGWVVATLLKGLVLKGLGRIEADNRLKDLGLLTPEMTEKKRFSQVVGLFIYGLVILLFAQSALELIGLQLVASTVQGLVDSAASILPNLLSASVILFAAFLIASVVRTIVKSGLESTNIDKYGSHVGFTNGEPASEEGVPTPPKRTLSGVISHLCFWLIMLFAFPAVLDHLELTPMVEPLREVWSKVFAALPNIGAAFLIVLATYFAVRIFAPILRGLLEGLGVDNLLGKVGLVKMQETVDSDRVRLSPSEIVTRTVIVVVALIVTQEVLHTLQMVYLADMVQNVVNYLPNVLVAVVVLGVAMRLGAIAGELAENAASGLEDSVAKTLGVVTRASVFVFGITMALTQLGVGGQVVEGSVLLIIGGVSLAFAISVGLGAKPVVEKMLERKLAPKSNERAG, translated from the coding sequence ATGGAATCAATCAGAAATGGATTCAATACGGTACTTGAGCAGATAGCTGTGTGGGGTCCTCGCGTCTTGATCGGCTTAGTCTTACTATTTGTCGGCTGGGTTATCGCGAAGGTCAGCCAACGGGTCGTCCTGTCGACCTGCCGCCGGTTAGGTGCCGACAAGCCTTTTGAGTCATCACTCAAAGATATATCGGGCCTCGTCCCCGAGACAAAGCGTCCATCGGCCTTAGCCGGATTGGTCACGTTTTGGATACTCATGCTGCTGGTGTTCATCGGCTTCTTTTCTGCGATGAATCTGCAGATGGTCGCCGAGCCGCTGACCAACCTGCTCAATAAAGTCGGATCGGGAATACCGAACCTACTCGGAGCGATCGTTTTGCTCAGCGTCGGCTGGGTGGTCGCAACGTTGTTGAAGGGTCTTGTGTTGAAAGGGTTGGGGCGTATTGAGGCAGACAATCGACTGAAAGACCTGGGATTGCTCACTCCAGAGATGACTGAGAAAAAACGGTTCTCTCAGGTGGTTGGGCTGTTCATTTACGGTCTAGTCATTTTGCTCTTTGCGCAATCTGCGCTTGAGCTCATCGGGCTTCAGTTGGTAGCTTCCACGGTTCAAGGTCTGGTGGATTCGGCAGCAAGCATTTTGCCAAACCTGCTGAGCGCCTCCGTGATCCTATTTGCCGCATTCCTTATCGCTTCGGTGGTTCGGACCATTGTTAAGAGCGGATTGGAATCGACGAATATCGACAAGTACGGCTCACACGTTGGATTTACTAATGGAGAGCCTGCATCCGAAGAGGGGGTTCCCACTCCTCCGAAACGAACGTTATCAGGAGTCATCTCGCACCTTTGCTTCTGGCTGATCATGCTCTTTGCCTTCCCGGCAGTGCTGGATCATCTTGAGCTCACGCCAATGGTAGAGCCGCTGCGAGAGGTTTGGAGCAAGGTCTTCGCTGCGCTTCCGAATATAGGAGCAGCGTTCCTCATCGTGCTGGCGACCTACTTCGCCGTACGCATCTTCGCACCGATCCTTCGAGGTCTGCTTGAAGGACTTGGCGTAGACAATCTGCTTGGCAAGGTTGGGCTGGTCAAGATGCAGGAGACGGTCGATTCCGATAGGGTTCGATTGTCGCCCTCTGAGATCGTGACCCGCACGGTTATCGTGGTTGTTGCGTTGATCGTCACTCAGGAGGTGCTGCATACGCTGCAGATGGTTTACCTGGCGGACATGGTCCAAAACGTGGTCAACTACTTGCCGAACGTGTTGGTCGCCGTGGTAGTTCTTGGCGTTGCCATGCGGCTTGGAGCGATCGCTGGAGAACTTGCTGAAAACGCAGCAAGTGGCCTGGAAGATTCCGTTGCGAAGACGTTGGGCGTCGTCACCCGCGCTTCGGTCTTTGTCTTCGGAATCACCATGGCTTTGACGCAGCTTGGCGTTGGAGGCCAGGTCGTCGAAGGTTCGGTGCTGCTCATCATTGGCGGTGTCTCCTTGGCCTTCGCGATCAGCGTTGGCTTGGGTGCGAAGCCGGTTGTTGAAAAGATGCTTGAGCGCAAGTTAGCGCCAAAATCGAACGAGCGTGCCGGCTAA
- a CDS encoding DinB family protein — MSEIQGIANVWQFTRVRLDKAIEDLTEEQWAWRAHPQSHSIAELVMHIAGAEFYWWSRIINLRPSSGEYDERLDRAVIDGYLQPTDFPYRPEELTPDFVLSTLRSMYGRIDELFRHATDSQLAITMTSPVGDTLSGYGGLTRLSQHAGYHTGQIWFIRMMPGFP; from the coding sequence ATGAGCGAAATCCAAGGCATTGCAAACGTATGGCAGTTCACACGCGTTCGGCTGGACAAGGCTATCGAGGACTTGACCGAAGAGCAATGGGCTTGGCGGGCGCATCCTCAGTCCCACAGCATCGCCGAACTCGTGATGCACATTGCCGGAGCTGAGTTCTACTGGTGGTCCCGCATCATCAACTTAAGACCGAGTTCGGGAGAGTATGACGAGCGCCTGGATCGAGCCGTGATTGATGGCTATTTACAGCCGACCGATTTCCCCTATCGGCCAGAGGAGTTAACGCCCGATTTTGTCCTTTCTACATTGCGGTCGATGTATGGGCGTATTGATGAGCTCTTTCGGCATGCCACTGACTCTCAACTGGCGATCACGATGACAAGCCCTGTAGGCGACACGCTTTCAGGATATGGGGGGCTCACTCGCCTATCACAACATGCTGGCTATCACACCGGGCAAATCTGGTTCATTCGGATGATGCCGGGATTTCCGTGA
- a CDS encoding mechanosensitive ion channel, producing the protein MELLKNPLLLQGAGVLAFAIVVLIVSRVAASAVGRIVRDNSSQYRLRKAISAGAFGAILIASVVVYGHNIAGLGVAIGVAGAGIAFALQEVITSFAGWVAITLGNFYKPGDRVQLGGIAGDVIDIGVLRTTIMETGGWVKGDLYNGRIVRVANSFVFKEPVYNYSGEFPFLWDEIVIPIRQGSDHKLARQILVDACNETVASLSTEARKNWQELRSGYRLEDANVDPYVSLIVNDNWLEYTVRYVVEYKIRRMTKDRLFERILDDVAATGGRVQFGSATMEITNLDRLTPSEHGTAQ; encoded by the coding sequence ATGGAACTTTTGAAAAACCCGCTGCTTCTGCAAGGAGCCGGAGTACTGGCTTTTGCCATCGTGGTACTCATTGTGTCTCGTGTTGCAGCAAGCGCTGTTGGAAGAATTGTCCGAGACAACAGTTCCCAGTACCGCCTTCGAAAGGCGATCAGCGCGGGAGCATTTGGGGCTATTCTGATCGCCTCAGTTGTTGTGTATGGACACAATATCGCTGGACTTGGCGTTGCCATCGGTGTTGCGGGCGCCGGCATTGCGTTTGCCCTGCAAGAGGTGATTACGTCCTTTGCCGGGTGGGTTGCGATCACACTTGGAAACTTTTACAAGCCGGGTGATCGTGTTCAGCTCGGAGGTATCGCCGGCGATGTGATCGACATCGGCGTGTTGAGAACCACGATCATGGAGACTGGCGGATGGGTGAAGGGCGACCTATACAACGGACGCATTGTACGCGTGGCCAACAGCTTTGTCTTCAAGGAGCCCGTTTACAACTATTCTGGTGAATTCCCGTTTCTTTGGGATGAGATAGTCATTCCGATCAGGCAAGGGTCGGACCACAAGCTGGCCCGTCAAATCCTGGTCGATGCGTGCAATGAGACCGTTGCCTCCCTGTCCACCGAAGCTCGAAAGAATTGGCAGGAGCTTCGTTCTGGCTATCGTCTTGAAGATGCAAATGTTGACCCTTATGTATCGCTCATCGTCAACGACAACTGGCTAGAGTACACCGTACGATACGTGGTCGAGTACAAAATTCGACGCATGACCAAGGATCGGTTATTCGAACGTATTCTGGACGACGTTGCGGCTACCGGCGGAAGAGTGCAGTTTGGCAGCGCGACAATGGAGATCACGAATCTTGATCGCCTGACTCCGTCTGAACACGGAACGGCGCAGTAG
- a CDS encoding mechanosensitive ion channel family protein: MRWLFSIVLALAAGLAIAQAKGVGAPVQIDGRPVFSVYVRVGSFSPAERARIIEQRFQKIADDPRYDINLLRVEDTPTQQDIYIGQELLVSLGQADADIAGKPLNEYGTEALTNTVAAIRSYRESRSTSALTRAAALSLVAILLILASCRLIKILLDFLCRKLYRIPRSFPLQVKLRDTVLINRKSFKRLFRKLIQFIKRVGYLVVSFFGLSYILGLYPWTREYSDQLLGLVGVEVSKIGKGFVAQIPNFLAIATILLIAWPIIRGLRLLFRGLETGQLSWPGFERDWAMPTFKLIRLVVIAAAAIAIFPYLPGSASPAFQGISVFAGVLLSLGSSGAVSNMVAGIVLTYMRPFRLGDRIKVGETIGDVIERNLLITRIRTIKNVEITVPNSVLLGAHIENYSAAAHTNGLILHTSVTIGYDVPWQKVHELLISAAKKTSGIVLYPAPFVLQTALSDFYVEYQINGYTRSPQRMALIYSQLLQNIQDAFAEAGIEIMSPHYSAIRDGSSYALPPEAADGLPPTAPFRVQTESGDQDS, from the coding sequence CTTGCTGCGGGTTTGGCCATCGCCCAAGCGAAGGGCGTTGGTGCCCCAGTTCAGATCGACGGTCGTCCCGTTTTCTCCGTCTACGTCCGGGTGGGCTCATTCTCCCCAGCAGAAAGAGCCCGAATCATTGAGCAGCGTTTCCAAAAAATCGCCGACGATCCCCGCTACGACATTAACCTACTGCGGGTCGAAGACACCCCTACCCAACAGGACATCTATATCGGCCAAGAGCTGCTTGTCAGTCTTGGTCAAGCCGACGCCGATATCGCCGGAAAACCGCTGAATGAGTACGGGACCGAGGCTTTGACAAACACGGTAGCGGCGATAAGGAGCTACAGAGAAAGCCGCTCGACATCTGCACTGACCCGAGCCGCCGCATTGTCGCTGGTTGCTATCCTGCTCATACTCGCGTCGTGTCGGCTGATCAAGATCCTGCTCGACTTCCTTTGCCGCAAGTTGTATCGCATCCCCAGGTCGTTCCCGCTTCAAGTCAAGCTTCGCGACACGGTCCTAATCAATCGTAAGAGTTTCAAGCGCCTCTTCCGAAAACTCATCCAATTCATTAAGCGAGTGGGATACCTCGTTGTCAGCTTCTTTGGGCTGTCCTATATTCTCGGCCTTTACCCTTGGACCCGGGAGTACAGCGATCAGTTACTCGGCCTGGTCGGCGTAGAGGTCTCCAAAATAGGTAAGGGCTTTGTCGCCCAAATTCCTAACTTCTTGGCGATTGCCACAATCTTGTTGATTGCATGGCCAATCATCCGTGGGTTACGATTGCTGTTCCGAGGTTTGGAAACGGGTCAGTTGTCGTGGCCCGGCTTTGAGCGCGACTGGGCCATGCCGACGTTCAAACTGATTCGCCTCGTCGTGATCGCTGCCGCTGCAATAGCCATCTTTCCCTATCTTCCAGGGTCGGCTTCGCCCGCATTTCAAGGGATATCTGTGTTCGCGGGTGTTCTCTTATCCCTCGGCTCTTCCGGGGCTGTGTCAAACATGGTGGCGGGGATCGTGCTGACCTACATGCGTCCATTCCGGCTTGGTGACCGAATCAAGGTCGGGGAGACGATCGGGGATGTCATCGAACGAAACCTGCTCATCACCCGCATCCGAACGATCAAAAACGTCGAGATCACTGTCCCGAACTCGGTTCTCCTCGGTGCGCACATCGAGAACTATTCAGCTGCAGCCCATACAAACGGCCTGATTCTCCACACAAGCGTGACCATCGGTTACGACGTTCCTTGGCAGAAGGTACACGAACTCTTGATTTCGGCGGCGAAGAAGACAAGTGGGATCGTTCTGTATCCAGCTCCGTTCGTACTGCAAACCGCCCTCAGCGACTTCTACGTGGAGTATCAAATCAACGGCTATACACGCTCTCCGCAGCGGATGGCGCTGATCTACTCCCAACTTCTTCAGAACATCCAGGATGCCTTTGCCGAGGCTGGCATCGAGATCATGTCTCCGCATTACAGTGCAATCCGGGATGGAAGTTCGTATGCACTGCCGCCTGAAGCTGCCGACGGATTGCCGCCTACTGCGCCGTTCCGTGTTCAGACGGAGTCAGGCGATCAAGATTCGTGA
- a CDS encoding type II toxin-antitoxin system Phd/YefM family antitoxin, translating into MKQQIYSDSYAPNVSRIIPLTDFNRHSKTYLQKLEGTRVPLVLTVNGVAEVVVQDADTYQEMLDALRAAERFVRDLKKCKNMSKDVKTLLESYQE; encoded by the coding sequence ATGAAGCAGCAAATTTACAGTGATTCATATGCTCCTAATGTCAGTCGTATTATTCCGTTGACGGACTTCAACCGACATTCGAAGACATATTTGCAAAAGCTTGAGGGAACTCGAGTGCCGCTCGTATTGACGGTAAACGGCGTTGCTGAAGTGGTCGTTCAGGATGCTGATACTTACCAAGAGATGTTGGATGCACTCCGCGCCGCTGAAAGATTCGTGCGTGATCTCAAGAAGTGTAAGAACATGTCAAAAGATGTGAAAACGCTGCTCGAATCTTATCAAGAGTGA
- a CDS encoding carbohydrate-binding family 9-like protein produces MHPPKTYLCRKIDRPLNLTGRLDDPQWERASWTDDFLDIQGESLPKPRFMTRAKMLWDDEFFYIGAELEEPHVWGTLTEHDSVIFHDNDFEVFIDPNGDNHEYYEFEINALGTYWDLLLTKPYRDQGSPVNGWEIPGLKTAVFVHGTLNDPTNVDNGWTVEIAFPWKALGECAHKPVPPKLGDCWRVNFSRVQWEHQIIEGKYKKTPKKPEDNWVWSPQFAIDMHRPEHWGIVQFCSDKPIHNFEEELARWQASRKLMKVYWAQQAHRKDKGRYADSLDDLKPYCVEDPLAEDVVMKQTISSFECSTTVMQPSGDRKTFVLNGDSRFFEL; encoded by the coding sequence GTGCATCCCCCAAAAACGTATCTCTGCCGAAAGATTGACCGCCCGCTCAATCTCACCGGACGGCTTGACGATCCCCAATGGGAGAGAGCATCCTGGACCGACGACTTCCTCGACATCCAAGGAGAATCCCTGCCCAAGCCCCGCTTCATGACCCGAGCCAAGATGCTCTGGGACGACGAGTTCTTCTATATAGGGGCTGAGCTTGAGGAGCCGCATGTGTGGGGAACCCTCACCGAGCACGATTCCGTGATCTTCCACGACAACGACTTCGAGGTCTTCATCGACCCGAACGGCGACAATCATGAGTACTACGAGTTCGAGATCAACGCGCTGGGCACCTACTGGGATCTGCTCCTCACCAAGCCCTACCGCGATCAGGGAAGCCCCGTGAACGGATGGGAGATTCCCGGGCTCAAGACCGCCGTCTTCGTCCATGGGACCCTCAACGACCCCACCAACGTGGACAACGGCTGGACCGTCGAGATCGCCTTCCCCTGGAAGGCCCTCGGCGAATGCGCCCACAAGCCCGTCCCGCCCAAGCTCGGCGACTGCTGGCGCGTGAACTTCTCAAGGGTGCAGTGGGAGCATCAGATCATCGAAGGAAAGTACAAGAAAACCCCGAAGAAGCCGGAGGACAACTGGGTGTGGTCACCCCAGTTCGCCATCGACATGCACAGGCCGGAACATTGGGGAATTGTTCAATTTTGCTCTGACAAACCTATCCATAATTTTGAAGAAGAATTGGCAAGGTGGCAAGCCAGCCGAAAGCTGATGAAGGTGTACTGGGCTCAGCAGGCTCACCGCAAAGACAAGGGCCGCTATGCCGATAGCCTGGACGATCTCAAGCCTTACTGCGTGGAAGATCCCTTAGCCGAAGATGTCGTGATGAAACAAACGATCTCGTCGTTCGAATGTTCGACGACCGTGATGCAACCGTCGGGTGATCGCAAGACCTTCGTTTTGAACGGTGATTCCAGATTCTTCGAGCTATAG